One Candidatus Uhrbacteria bacterium genomic region harbors:
- the trxA gene encoding thioredoxin translates to MPLTLTSQNFTQEVLQASGPVLVDFWAPWCGPCKVVGPIVEEVAKDLAGKLTVGKVNVDEQGDLAQQFNILSIPTFLIFKGGRVVEQFSGAVSKEQMMEKVSAHV, encoded by the coding sequence ATGCCTCTCACTCTTACCTCGCAGAACTTTACTCAAGAAGTGCTCCAAGCTTCAGGGCCGGTGCTCGTGGATTTTTGGGCGCCGTGGTGCGGCCCGTGCAAAGTGGTTGGTCCCATTGTGGAGGAAGTGGCAAAAGACCTCGCAGGAAAGCTTACCGTGGGGAAAGTGAACGTGGATGAACAAGGGGACTTGGCACAGCAATTCAATATTCTTTCCATTCCAACGTTTCTTATTTTCAAGGGTGGCCGAGTAGTTGAGCAATTTTCCGGCGCCGTGAGTAAAGAGCAGATGATGGAGAAGGTTTCTGCACACGTCTAG
- the trxB gene encoding thioredoxin-disulfide reductase: MTSKLMIIGAGPAGWTAALYATRAEIPTVLFEGPQPGGQLTITSEVENYPGFPGGIMGPELMEQFKQQAVRFGTKVISEQVTAVDFSKRPFAISTAKETHEAEAVIVATGASAMWLGIPGEERLMGKGVSACATCDGFFFKGKDVVVIGGGDSAAEESTFLTKFVNKAYVLVRKEEMKASKIMQQRVFSNPKIQVLFNTEAQEVLGEDHVTGVRIMNSQTKEISELGVQGYFAAIGHKPNTELFRGQLELDVKGYLVHKPDSSATAIPGVFVAGDVSDHVYRQAVTAAGMGCMAAMDVERWLSAQEE, from the coding sequence ATGACGTCCAAGCTCATGATTATCGGTGCGGGACCGGCGGGCTGGACGGCGGCGCTGTATGCCACGCGTGCGGAAATTCCCACGGTCTTATTTGAGGGGCCGCAGCCGGGCGGACAACTCACTATTACTTCTGAAGTAGAAAATTACCCCGGGTTTCCGGGTGGTATCATGGGGCCCGAACTCATGGAGCAGTTCAAACAGCAAGCGGTTCGATTTGGCACGAAGGTAATTTCTGAACAGGTCACGGCGGTGGATTTTTCCAAGCGACCGTTTGCCATCTCCACGGCAAAAGAGACACATGAAGCGGAAGCGGTAATTGTGGCCACGGGTGCTTCAGCCATGTGGCTCGGTATTCCCGGAGAAGAGCGATTGATGGGAAAGGGTGTTTCGGCCTGCGCGACATGCGACGGGTTTTTCTTTAAAGGCAAGGATGTGGTTGTGATTGGCGGGGGAGATTCGGCGGCGGAAGAATCCACATTTCTCACGAAATTCGTCAACAAGGCATATGTATTAGTGCGTAAAGAGGAGATGAAAGCAAGCAAGATCATGCAGCAGAGGGTATTCTCCAACCCGAAGATTCAGGTGTTGTTCAACACAGAGGCGCAAGAAGTTCTTGGAGAGGACCACGTAACGGGCGTGCGGATCATGAACAGTCAAACGAAGGAGATCTCCGAGCTTGGCGTACAGGGATATTTTGCGGCGATTGGGCACAAGCCGAATACCGAGTTGTTCCGGGGCCAACTTGAACTCGATGTGAAGGGGTATCTTGTGCACAAACCGGATTCAAGTGCTACGGCGATTCCGGGTGTGTTTGTGGCAGGGGATGTCTCGGATCACGTCTATCGCCAGGCAGTGACTGCCGCCGGTATGGGCTGCATGGCGGCGATGGATGTGGAACGGTGGCTGTCGGCTCAGGAGGAATAG
- a CDS encoding Glu/Leu/Phe/Val dehydrogenase — MSAFETALTQLDRAASLTHLPHDVLERLRHPDREIMVSIPVRMDDGTLRMFTGFRVEHNNARGPYKGGIRYHEQVEINEVRALSLWMTMKCAVAGIPMGGGKGGVTVNPKTLSKGELERLSRGWVRALADVLGPRKDVPAPDVNTTPEIMAWMSDEFGKITGDMSGAVITGKPIEHGGSEGRGTSTAQGGFYVFEELRGRLSLPEHCRVAIQGFGNAGLHAAYLWTQAGHTLTAASDSKGAIYKADGIDPADLEAHKKTTESVTGFAGSQTISNAELLTSDCDVLIPAALENQITKDNAAAIRASVIFELANGPTNVEADDILFARGIPVVPDILANSGGVTGSYFEWEQNLQGEHWSEVDVFAKLEPLMREQARAVFDRATAAKTDLRRGAFILALERLAEAME; from the coding sequence ATGTCTGCATTTGAAACTGCCCTTACACAACTTGACCGTGCCGCATCTCTCACGCATCTTCCTCATGACGTGCTTGAGCGTCTACGCCACCCCGACCGGGAGATCATGGTTTCCATCCCGGTGCGTATGGATGACGGCACGCTACGAATGTTTACGGGTTTTCGCGTAGAGCACAACAACGCTCGCGGTCCTTACAAAGGAGGGATTCGCTATCACGAACAAGTAGAGATCAACGAAGTGCGGGCGCTCTCTCTTTGGATGACGATGAAGTGCGCCGTCGCAGGGATTCCGATGGGTGGGGGCAAAGGAGGCGTAACGGTGAACCCCAAAACGTTATCCAAAGGAGAACTTGAACGTTTGTCGCGTGGGTGGGTGCGCGCCCTGGCCGATGTGCTCGGACCTCGCAAGGATGTTCCGGCGCCCGACGTGAACACGACGCCGGAGATCATGGCGTGGATGTCGGACGAGTTTGGAAAAATCACGGGGGACATGAGCGGAGCAGTGATCACGGGTAAACCGATTGAGCACGGCGGATCGGAGGGACGTGGAACGTCCACTGCGCAAGGCGGGTTTTATGTGTTTGAAGAATTGCGCGGGCGTTTGAGTTTGCCGGAGCACTGTCGCGTAGCTATTCAAGGGTTTGGAAATGCAGGACTCCACGCCGCGTATCTCTGGACGCAAGCGGGACACACGCTTACTGCGGCGTCTGACTCCAAAGGAGCAATCTACAAAGCAGACGGGATTGATCCGGCAGATCTTGAGGCGCACAAGAAAACCACGGAATCCGTCACGGGCTTTGCGGGGTCGCAGACCATCTCAAACGCGGAACTTCTCACAAGCGATTGCGACGTGCTGATTCCCGCGGCGCTTGAAAATCAAATCACAAAGGACAACGCGGCGGCGATACGGGCGAGCGTCATCTTTGAGCTTGCGAACGGCCCCACGAATGTGGAGGCGGATGACATCCTGTTTGCCCGCGGGATCCCGGTGGTTCCGGATATTTTGGCGAACTCCGGCGGCGTCACTGGATCGTATTTCGAGTGGGAACAAAACTTACAAGGAGAGCACTGGAGCGAAGTGGACGTTTTTGCAAAATTAGAACCGCTTATGCGCGAGCAGGCTCGTGCCGTTTTTGATCGTGCGACAGCGGCGAAGACGGACCTCCGCCGAGGAGCATTCATTTTGGCGCTTGAGCGACTGGCCGAGGCTATGGAATAG